The Sphingomonas sp. KR3-1 genome contains a region encoding:
- a CDS encoding 2Fe-2S iron-sulfur cluster-binding protein has protein sequence MPKLIVVTRDGEEREVMGAAGLSVMEVIRESGFDELLALCGGCCSCATCHVHVDPEFAAKLPKMSMDEDDLLDSASDRDATSRLSCQIPFTDELDGLRVKIAEED, from the coding sequence ATGCCCAAGCTTATCGTCGTGACCCGGGATGGAGAAGAGCGCGAGGTCATGGGTGCGGCGGGCCTGAGCGTGATGGAAGTGATCCGCGAGAGCGGCTTCGACGAGCTGCTCGCGCTGTGCGGCGGTTGCTGCTCCTGCGCGACCTGCCACGTTCATGTCGATCCGGAATTTGCGGCCAAACTGCCGAAGATGAGCATGGACGAGGACGACCTGCTCGACAGCGCCAGCGACCGCGACGCGACCTCGCGCCTGTCGTGCCAGATCCCGTTCACGGATGAACTGGACGGCCTGCGCGTCAAGATCGCCGAAGAGGATTGA
- a CDS encoding ROK family protein produces MTQPKLIAGLELGGTKCVALLATGPDDVRDRVTIATTDPEATLAAIEAALDRWAFDAIGVASFGPVGLDPARADYGSITATTKPGWSGTDLIRRLTARYGKPIGFQTDVGGAALAEARWGAAQGMRAHAYITVGTGVGVGLVTGGVPMMGWAHGEAGHMRLPRAPGDSYAGWCRFHGDCLEGLISGPALAARFGMPGDQLPDDGPAWDLFVHDLAAMLHNLVVTAAPERIAIGGGVVASRDYLFPRIRARLVESLGGYGALAEWAETIDMRVGAPGLGTMAGPLGAIAVGLGA; encoded by the coding sequence ATGACGCAACCGAAGCTGATCGCCGGCCTGGAGCTGGGCGGCACCAAGTGCGTGGCGCTGCTCGCCACCGGGCCGGACGACGTGCGCGACCGGGTGACTATAGCCACGACCGATCCCGAGGCGACGCTGGCGGCGATCGAGGCGGCGCTCGATCGCTGGGCATTCGATGCGATCGGCGTGGCGAGCTTCGGCCCGGTCGGCCTCGATCCCGCCCGCGCCGATTATGGCTCGATCACCGCCACCACCAAGCCGGGCTGGAGCGGCACGGACCTGATCCGCCGCCTCACGGCGCGCTACGGCAAGCCGATCGGCTTCCAGACCGATGTCGGCGGCGCTGCGCTGGCCGAGGCACGCTGGGGCGCCGCGCAGGGCATGCGCGCGCATGCCTACATCACGGTCGGCACTGGCGTCGGCGTCGGGCTGGTCACCGGCGGCGTTCCGATGATGGGCTGGGCGCATGGCGAAGCCGGGCATATGCGCCTGCCGCGCGCGCCGGGCGACAGCTATGCCGGCTGGTGCCGCTTCCATGGCGATTGCCTTGAGGGGCTGATCTCCGGCCCCGCGCTCGCTGCGCGCTTCGGCATGCCGGGCGACCAGCTGCCCGACGACGGCCCGGCATGGGACCTGTTCGTCCACGATCTCGCGGCCATGCTCCACAATCTCGTCGTCACCGCAGCGCCCGAGCGGATCGCGATCGGTGGCGGCGTGGTGGCGTCGCGCGACTATCTGTTCCCCCGCATCCGCGCCCGGCTGGTCGAGAGCCTGGGCGGCTATGGCGCGCTCGCCGAATGGGCGGAGACGATCGATATGCGGGTGGGGGCGCCGGGACTGGGCACGATGGCCGGCCCGCTGGGCGCGATCGCGGTGGGGCTGGGGGCTTAG
- the rlmB gene encoding 23S rRNA (guanosine(2251)-2'-O)-methyltransferase RlmB, whose product MAKRGHRPSQASSNRPRFYGRHAVLAALENPERTVRKIWGTHEALAGLDIPSTIPIIFANAADLGRLVPNDAPAQGLVAEVDPLEDMWLGDLLAQGADDNRPLVILDQVTDPHNVGAILRTAAAFDALGIVTQDRHSPSETGTLARAAAGTLEVVPWCRVVNLARALDEIAEAGFWRIGLTGHAESTLAEVMGEQRKIALVVGAEGEGMRQNTEAHCDLLAKLPISDKVESLNVSNAAAIALYAVATRG is encoded by the coding sequence ATGGCCAAGCGCGGTCACCGTCCGAGCCAGGCATCGTCGAACCGGCCCCGTTTCTACGGGCGCCACGCGGTGCTTGCCGCGCTCGAAAACCCGGAGCGCACCGTCCGCAAGATCTGGGGCACGCACGAGGCGCTGGCCGGGCTCGACATTCCGTCGACGATCCCGATCATCTTCGCCAATGCCGCCGATCTCGGCCGGCTGGTGCCGAATGACGCGCCTGCCCAGGGGCTGGTCGCCGAAGTCGATCCGCTCGAGGACATGTGGCTGGGCGACCTGCTCGCCCAGGGCGCCGACGACAATCGCCCGCTGGTGATCCTCGACCAGGTGACCGATCCGCACAATGTCGGCGCGATCCTGCGCACCGCGGCGGCGTTCGACGCGCTCGGCATCGTCACCCAGGACCGGCACTCGCCGAGCGAGACGGGCACGCTCGCCCGCGCCGCAGCGGGGACGCTGGAAGTGGTGCCGTGGTGCCGGGTGGTCAACCTGGCCCGCGCACTGGACGAGATCGCCGAGGCGGGCTTCTGGCGCATCGGGCTCACCGGCCATGCCGAAAGCACCCTCGCTGAAGTGATGGGCGAGCAGCGCAAGATCGCGCTGGTGGTCGGCGCCGAGGGCGAAGGCATGCGCCAGAACACCGAAGCGCATTGCGACCTGCTTGCGAAGCTGCCGATCTCGGATAAGGTCGAGAGCCTGAACGTTTCCAATGCCGCGGCGATCGCCCTCTATGCGGTGGCGACCCGCGGCTGA
- a CDS encoding ATP-binding protein, with the protein MPLRSLRAMVIAFIAMLSLATLLTAAAVYFALMGAIDVQVDKRLEREAAELLEGNPPVAQLVERIAGEMRRRDSADIGFLLRAPDGKHLAGNIVLPAPVPPGISTIGKEQGIAGLTRGQALLTRLPGGAALTLVAESEPIEHHDAQRLRILAAGFGTILLLLIAGTWALSRAITARIDRLRTTAESIVDGDMQARVPIDGLGGPFERQAEAFNHMLDRIDALMVSLTGISNDIAHDLRTPLARLHGRIQALAVRPEAEAVRGEIEALAAQNGEILQMFAAILRITEVEGGDRRALFARIDLGDLIEEAGAALDPVIEESGHVLTIAPGEPLAVEGDARLLAQALVNLIENAVNHTPPGTRITLGVRRHGDLARLTVRDDGPGIPEEARTHALRRFGRLEASRNRPGHGLGLPLVQAIARLHHGTLELADAAPGLAVHLDLPLVP; encoded by the coding sequence ATGCCGCTGCGCTCGCTCCGGGCGATGGTCATCGCCTTCATCGCCATGCTGTCGCTGGCAACCCTGCTGACCGCCGCTGCCGTCTATTTCGCGCTGATGGGGGCGATCGACGTCCAGGTCGACAAGCGGCTCGAGCGCGAGGCGGCGGAGCTGCTCGAGGGCAATCCCCCGGTCGCGCAACTGGTCGAGCGGATCGCCGGCGAGATGCGCCGCCGCGACAGCGCCGATATCGGCTTCCTGCTGCGCGCGCCGGACGGGAAGCACCTGGCGGGCAACATCGTGCTCCCCGCGCCGGTGCCGCCCGGTATCTCAACGATCGGCAAGGAGCAGGGCATTGCCGGGCTCACCCGCGGCCAGGCGCTGCTGACGCGGCTCCCCGGCGGCGCAGCGCTTACCCTCGTCGCCGAGAGCGAGCCGATCGAGCATCACGACGCGCAGCGGCTGCGCATCCTTGCCGCCGGCTTCGGCACGATCCTGCTACTGCTGATTGCCGGTACCTGGGCGCTGAGCCGCGCGATCACTGCCCGGATCGACCGGCTGCGCACCACCGCCGAATCGATCGTCGACGGCGACATGCAGGCGCGCGTGCCGATCGACGGGCTGGGCGGGCCGTTCGAGCGCCAGGCCGAGGCGTTCAACCACATGCTCGATCGCATCGACGCGCTGATGGTCAGCCTCACCGGCATCTCGAACGATATCGCGCATGACCTGCGCACTCCGCTCGCCCGGCTCCACGGCCGCATCCAGGCGCTTGCCGTGCGGCCCGAGGCCGAGGCCGTGCGCGGCGAGATCGAGGCGCTGGCGGCGCAGAATGGCGAGATCCTCCAGATGTTCGCCGCGATCCTGCGTATCACCGAAGTCGAGGGCGGCGATCGCCGCGCGCTGTTCGCCCGGATCGATCTCGGCGACCTGATCGAGGAGGCGGGCGCCGCGCTCGATCCGGTGATCGAGGAAAGCGGCCATGTCCTCACGATCGCGCCGGGCGAACCGCTGGCGGTGGAGGGCGATGCCCGGCTGCTCGCTCAGGCACTGGTCAACCTGATCGAGAATGCCGTGAACCACACGCCGCCGGGCACGCGCATCACGCTGGGCGTCCGGCGCCACGGCGACCTGGCCCGGCTCACCGTGCGCGACGACGGCCCTGGCATCCCCGAGGAAGCACGCACCCATGCGCTGCGCCGTTTCGGCCGGCTGGAGGCGAGCCGCAACCGCCCCGGCCACGGTCTCGGCCTGCCGCTCGTCCAGGCGATCGCGCGGCTGCATCACGGCACCCTCGAGCTCGCCGACGCCGCGCCGGGGCTTGCCGTGCATCTCGACCTGCCGCTGGTACCCTAG
- a CDS encoding response regulator transcription factor, whose protein sequence is MRKRTAAAQAQPTVSGLRMDENASPLSVLVVEDDAELAQLLAEQLGAAGYQVEIEADGRAAIDLVAVRPFDVILLDRMLPAIDGVDVLKRLRREQVDVPVILLTALGRLAERVEGLDAGADDYIVKPFEIDELVARIRTVLRRRVSPNADNSTVSAGDVTVSLLRHRVTRAGQPIELHKTEIKLLAELVRAAGSVVTRAMLLEKVWGYDFVPTTNIVDAYIRRVRLKLEVPGLPDPIATVRGVGYMFRG, encoded by the coding sequence ATGCGGAAACGAACGGCCGCCGCGCAGGCGCAGCCGACGGTATCGGGTCTTCGCATGGACGAGAATGCCTCCCCCCTTTCGGTCCTCGTCGTCGAGGATGACGCCGAGCTGGCCCAGCTTCTCGCCGAGCAGCTGGGTGCCGCGGGCTATCAGGTGGAGATCGAGGCGGATGGCCGCGCCGCGATCGACCTGGTCGCGGTCCGCCCGTTCGACGTGATCCTGCTCGATCGCATGCTGCCGGCGATCGACGGCGTCGATGTACTCAAGCGTCTGCGGCGCGAGCAGGTGGACGTGCCGGTGATCCTGCTCACCGCGCTCGGCCGGCTGGCGGAGCGGGTCGAGGGGCTCGATGCCGGTGCCGACGACTATATCGTCAAGCCGTTCGAGATCGACGAGCTGGTCGCGCGCATCCGCACCGTGCTGCGCCGGCGGGTGTCGCCGAATGCCGACAACTCCACGGTGAGCGCGGGCGACGTCACCGTCAGCCTGTTGCGCCACCGCGTCACGCGTGCCGGCCAGCCGATCGAGCTGCACAAGACCGAGATCAAGCTGCTCGCCGAGCTGGTCCGCGCCGCAGGCAGCGTCGTCACCCGCGCGATGCTGCTCGAGAAGGTGTGGGGCTATGATTTCGTGCCGACCACCAACATCGTCGATGCCTATATCCGCCGGGTGCGGCTGAAACTGGAAGTGCCGGGCCTGCCCGATCCGATCGCGACGGTGCGCGGCGTGGGCTATATGTTTCGCGGCTGA
- a CDS encoding TonB-dependent receptor has protein sequence MFTATAPALAATSNDNKPAAPQADAPAPQAQSSDDQSGLADIVVTAQRRETNLQATPISISVLSTENLQDRHVQSLFNLADGSVPSLRVATFEARQSALTIGIRGIVPYDQNQTARDGGVSVYIDGVALGKTQGLNAALFDIERIEVLKGPQGTLFGRNTEGGALSMVTKAPTGVFDGRVVAGVGNYGSRNAEAHLDLPSFANIALKFDGVYQHQDPTVKDPLAGSTGWNYYDRKGGRAAARWTPVDGLTADFSYDYAKDDNTPQYSQLINFNPKGYVVGTYTNPNTGAVGTQLYLPGTGTVATPCGGTFAPGALVTSSNNVSSTRVGCIAPKAPLVGVHPDRQTVADVGVPQQPSVDITHGATANLKYKVAPGIELRSITAWRGVSTDQWDNSGGPERSVFAPNANFSRYSLSYLDQHQFSQEFQAVGSFDQFDFVVGAYYYTEHATEYAATPLSNLWNADGTAYTIRSPIVTGTVTSANSGAQPYAASCVNTLATTVPQFANSCQFITRASQAWDHNYSAFGNLTFSPEGTGLHFTAGGRFTNDKRHGGLYVVNNAVQGYTFSNSVSRFDPMLNIAFDASPDMHFYAKYATGFRAGGANDRSLTFNAFGPESVKSYEVGAKMDFFDHHARLNLAGYIMNRSNTQFDFDQFDTTSGPTSGAHVEQTQNAGDTKIRGIEADLTVKPTRELTLSASYAYTYWKAPSAVNPLTGGLPQQLYIVYTPKNAASGAIDYQLPITIGGGANVRLHLDANYASSQYSFQLEPTKTDSSFVVNGRIALADIKMNETSQVTLSLWARNLLNNTYIYRRSDANSSPVLNYTGSTLTSSNYGGILGDYANFNPPRTWGAEASIQF, from the coding sequence CTGTTCACGGCGACCGCACCGGCGCTTGCAGCGACCTCCAACGACAACAAGCCGGCCGCGCCGCAGGCCGATGCGCCCGCGCCCCAGGCCCAGTCGAGCGACGACCAGAGCGGCCTGGCCGACATCGTCGTGACCGCGCAGCGCCGCGAAACCAACCTCCAGGCGACGCCGATCTCGATCTCGGTGCTGAGCACCGAGAACCTCCAGGATCGCCACGTCCAGAGCCTGTTCAACCTGGCCGACGGCTCGGTGCCGTCGCTGCGCGTCGCTACCTTCGAGGCGCGCCAGTCGGCGCTGACGATCGGCATCCGCGGCATTGTCCCCTACGACCAGAACCAGACCGCCCGTGACGGCGGCGTCAGCGTCTATATCGACGGCGTCGCGCTCGGTAAGACCCAGGGCCTCAACGCCGCGCTGTTCGACATCGAGCGCATCGAAGTGCTGAAGGGACCGCAGGGCACGCTGTTCGGCCGCAACACCGAAGGCGGCGCGCTGTCGATGGTCACCAAGGCGCCCACCGGCGTGTTCGACGGCCGCGTCGTCGCCGGCGTCGGCAATTATGGCAGCCGCAATGCCGAAGCGCATCTCGACCTGCCCTCTTTCGCGAACATCGCGCTGAAGTTCGACGGCGTCTACCAGCACCAGGATCCGACCGTGAAGGATCCGCTCGCGGGCTCGACCGGCTGGAACTATTACGACCGCAAGGGCGGCCGCGCCGCTGCGCGCTGGACCCCGGTCGACGGCCTGACGGCGGACTTCTCGTATGACTATGCGAAGGACGACAACACGCCGCAGTACAGCCAGCTGATCAACTTCAACCCGAAGGGCTACGTCGTCGGCACCTACACCAACCCGAATACGGGCGCCGTCGGCACGCAGCTGTACCTGCCGGGCACCGGCACGGTCGCCACGCCCTGCGGCGGCACCTTCGCGCCGGGCGCGCTCGTCACCAGCTCGAACAACGTCTCCTCGACGCGGGTGGGTTGCATCGCGCCCAAGGCGCCCCTCGTCGGCGTACACCCGGATCGCCAGACGGTTGCCGATGTCGGCGTGCCGCAGCAGCCGAGCGTCGACATCACGCACGGCGCCACCGCGAACCTGAAGTACAAGGTCGCACCGGGCATCGAGCTGCGCTCGATCACCGCATGGCGCGGCGTCAGCACCGACCAGTGGGACAATTCGGGCGGTCCGGAGCGCAGCGTCTTCGCGCCGAACGCGAACTTCAGCCGCTACAGCCTGTCGTACCTCGACCAGCACCAGTTCAGCCAGGAATTCCAGGCGGTCGGCAGCTTCGACCAGTTCGATTTCGTCGTCGGCGCCTATTACTACACCGAGCACGCGACCGAATATGCCGCGACGCCGCTCAGCAACCTGTGGAACGCGGACGGCACTGCCTACACGATCCGCAGCCCGATCGTCACCGGCACGGTCACCAGCGCCAACTCGGGCGCCCAGCCCTATGCCGCCTCGTGCGTGAACACGCTGGCGACCACGGTTCCGCAGTTCGCGAACAGCTGCCAGTTCATCACCCGCGCCAGCCAGGCCTGGGACCACAACTACTCGGCATTCGGCAACCTGACCTTCTCGCCGGAAGGCACCGGGCTGCACTTCACCGCCGGCGGCCGCTTCACCAACGACAAGCGCCACGGCGGGCTCTACGTCGTCAACAACGCGGTGCAGGGCTACACCTTCTCGAACAGCGTCAGCCGCTTCGACCCGATGCTCAACATCGCGTTCGATGCGAGCCCGGACATGCACTTCTACGCGAAGTATGCGACCGGCTTCCGCGCCGGCGGCGCCAATGACCGCTCGCTGACGTTCAACGCGTTCGGTCCGGAATCGGTGAAGTCGTACGAAGTCGGCGCGAAGATGGACTTCTTCGACCATCACGCCCGCCTGAACCTGGCCGGCTACATCATGAACCGCAGCAACACGCAGTTCGACTTCGACCAGTTCGACACCACGTCGGGCCCGACGAGCGGCGCGCATGTCGAGCAGACGCAGAACGCTGGCGACACCAAGATCCGCGGCATCGAAGCCGATCTGACGGTGAAGCCGACCCGCGAGCTGACGCTGTCGGCATCCTATGCCTATACCTACTGGAAGGCGCCTTCGGCAGTGAACCCGCTGACCGGCGGCCTGCCGCAGCAGCTCTACATCGTCTACACGCCGAAGAACGCGGCGTCGGGCGCGATCGACTATCAGCTGCCGATCACCATCGGCGGCGGTGCCAATGTGCGCCTGCACCTCGATGCGAACTATGCGAGCAGCCAGTACAGCTTCCAGCTCGAGCCGACCAAGACCGACTCCAGCTTCGTCGTGAACGGCCGCATCGCACTGGCGGACATCAAGATGAACGAGACCAGCCAGGTGACGCTCTCGCTCTGGGCGCGCAACCTGCTCAACAACACCTATATCTACCGCCGGTCGGACGCGAACTCGTCGCCGGTGCTCAACTACACCGGCTCGACCCTGACGTCGTCCAACTATGGCGGCATCCTGGGCGACTATGCCAACTTCAACCCGCCGCGCACCTGGGGCGCGGAAGCCAGCATCCAGTTCTAA
- a CDS encoding M20/M25/M40 family metallo-hydrolase has product MRRLSFAIATLLAATAAVPLAAQGPDGPSAPVDKIVDEGTNRSEVMRIAQYLTDVIGGRLTNSPAMRQAEDWTQTKFREWGLANVHKEGFEFGRGWSARNASAKMVAPRPLTLVAAPLAWTPGTNGPITGQVALAPMADEAAFAQYKGKLQGKIVLISEPTEIEDATDPAFSRKTDADLDRADTFQPQNGANAARRPSSASRLAFAAKRDAFLKAEGAIAYATMSSRNNKLVHGQNSQFQVGATPPLPGFELAAEDYRRLARLTKMGATPSLELNSDVTYDDSDTKAYNILADIPGTDAKAGYVMAGAHMDSWAMGDGAADNGAGVSMVMEAARIIKASGIKTKRTIRFALWAGEEQGLLGSMAYVENHVASRPVDAGLTGTARYMGWSKAFPITPGADHSKLAAYFNLDNGSGKIRGIYTQGNTAVVPIFREWMAPFNSMGATKVGTGRTGSTDHVFFDAVGIPAFQFIQDPLDYGSTVHHSNVDTFDHLKSEDLRQGAIILAAFLVDAANAEALPRVPVAQAPKPSDEFYAAPGAH; this is encoded by the coding sequence ATGCGCCGACTTTCCTTCGCCATCGCCACTTTGCTCGCCGCCACCGCGGCGGTTCCGCTCGCTGCCCAGGGTCCCGACGGCCCCAGCGCGCCGGTCGACAAGATCGTCGACGAGGGCACCAATCGCAGCGAAGTGATGCGCATCGCCCAGTATCTGACCGACGTGATCGGCGGCCGCCTCACCAACTCGCCTGCGATGCGCCAGGCCGAGGACTGGACGCAGACCAAGTTCCGCGAATGGGGCCTGGCGAACGTCCACAAGGAAGGCTTCGAGTTCGGCCGCGGCTGGTCCGCGCGCAACGCCAGCGCCAAGATGGTCGCGCCGCGCCCGCTCACCCTGGTCGCAGCCCCGCTCGCCTGGACGCCCGGCACCAACGGCCCGATCACCGGCCAGGTCGCGCTCGCGCCGATGGCCGACGAGGCGGCCTTCGCCCAGTACAAGGGCAAGCTGCAGGGCAAGATCGTGCTGATCAGCGAGCCCACCGAGATCGAGGATGCGACCGATCCGGCGTTCAGCCGCAAGACCGATGCGGACCTCGACCGCGCCGACACCTTCCAGCCCCAGAACGGCGCGAACGCCGCGCGCCGCCCGAGCAGCGCCAGCCGCCTCGCCTTCGCCGCCAAGCGCGATGCCTTCCTGAAGGCCGAGGGCGCGATCGCCTATGCGACGATGTCGAGCCGCAACAACAAGCTGGTGCACGGCCAGAACAGCCAGTTCCAGGTCGGCGCCACCCCGCCCCTGCCCGGCTTCGAGCTTGCCGCCGAAGATTATCGCCGCCTCGCGCGTTTGACCAAGATGGGCGCGACGCCCAGCCTCGAGCTCAACAGCGACGTCACCTATGACGACAGCGACACCAAGGCGTACAATATCCTGGCCGACATCCCGGGCACCGATGCCAAGGCGGGCTATGTGATGGCCGGCGCACACATGGACAGCTGGGCGATGGGCGACGGCGCGGCGGACAATGGCGCCGGCGTGTCGATGGTGATGGAGGCCGCACGGATCATCAAGGCATCGGGCATCAAGACCAAGCGCACGATCCGCTTCGCGCTGTGGGCCGGCGAGGAGCAGGGCCTGCTCGGCTCGATGGCCTATGTCGAGAACCATGTCGCCAGCCGCCCGGTCGATGCCGGGCTGACCGGTACTGCGCGCTACATGGGCTGGAGCAAGGCCTTCCCGATCACCCCGGGCGCCGATCATTCCAAGCTCGCGGCCTATTTCAACCTCGACAACGGCTCGGGCAAGATCCGCGGCATCTATACCCAGGGCAACACCGCGGTGGTGCCGATCTTCCGCGAATGGATGGCGCCGTTCAACTCGATGGGCGCGACCAAGGTCGGCACGGGCCGCACCGGCAGCACCGATCACGTGTTCTTCGACGCGGTGGGCATCCCGGCCTTCCAGTTCATCCAGGACCCGCTCGACTATGGCTCGACCGTGCACCACAGCAATGTCGACACGTTCGACCATCTGAAGTCCGAGGACCTGCGCCAGGGCGCGATCATCCTCGCCGCCTTCCTGGTCGATGCGGCCAATGCCGAGGCGTTGCCGCGCGTGCCGGTGGCGCAGGCGCCCAAGCCGTCCGATGAGTTCTACGCAGCACCGGGAGCGCATTGA
- a CDS encoding DNA-3-methyladenine glycosylase 2 family protein, giving the protein MGLSADQLKASLDALAAREPLIAAAIGRVGYPPPRIRARGYETLLRTIIGQQVSVAAAGSIWNKMAAQLGELTDPATIARASDEDLRAAGLSRQKAAYARSLAEEVTSGRLDLAHLPADDEEAIAALTRIKGIGRWSAEVYLLFAEGRPDIWPAGDLAVQIEVGRILGHPERPSEKLTREVAEAWRPHRGAAAVLAWHHYNSEMDVI; this is encoded by the coding sequence ATGGGCCTGAGCGCGGATCAACTCAAGGCATCGCTCGATGCACTGGCTGCACGCGAGCCGCTGATCGCCGCCGCGATCGGCCGGGTCGGCTATCCCCCGCCCCGCATCCGCGCGCGCGGCTACGAGACGTTGCTGCGCACGATCATCGGCCAGCAGGTGAGCGTCGCCGCGGCGGGCTCGATCTGGAACAAGATGGCGGCGCAGCTGGGCGAGCTGACCGACCCGGCCACGATCGCGCGCGCCAGCGACGAGGATCTGCGCGCCGCCGGGCTCTCTCGTCAGAAGGCTGCCTATGCGCGCAGCCTGGCCGAGGAAGTGACCAGCGGACGGCTCGACCTCGCGCATCTGCCGGCGGACGACGAGGAAGCGATCGCGGCGCTCACCCGGATCAAGGGCATCGGCCGCTGGTCCGCCGAGGTCTATCTGCTCTTCGCCGAAGGGCGCCCCGACATCTGGCCGGCAGGCGACCTGGCTGTGCAGATCGAGGTCGGGCGGATCCTGGGGCATCCAGAACGCCCGAGCGAGAAGCTGACGCGCGAAGTGGCCGAAGCCTGGCGCCCGCACCGCGGCGCGGCGGCGGTGCTGGCGTGGCATCACTACAACAGCGAGATGGATGTGATTTGA